A genomic region of Runella rosea contains the following coding sequences:
- a CDS encoding redoxin domain-containing protein — MEKYNKMLIRIFLAFTTGFSLLNNEVRAQSSLFIFYDTECPICQKSSKRLQEMYVKFGQNVAFKAVFPTKSIKKSAIRQFKKEYSFTIPYIIDKNHTLVERYDAKTTPEVVLLDKNGVEVYRGAIDNQFFGLGKYRPKTTEFYLQDALEALAANKPVSPNRTEAVGCLINRKKRESASQSL; from the coding sequence ATGGAAAAATACAATAAAATGTTGATTAGGATATTTCTTGCTTTCACTACGGGCTTTAGTTTACTGAATAATGAAGTACGGGCGCAAAGTTCTCTTTTTATTTTTTATGACACTGAATGCCCGATTTGCCAAAAATCCAGCAAGCGACTACAAGAAATGTACGTTAAATTCGGCCAAAACGTTGCGTTTAAGGCAGTTTTTCCCACTAAATCTATCAAGAAATCAGCGATTCGCCAATTTAAGAAAGAATATAGTTTTACCATTCCTTACATCATCGACAAAAATCACACGCTTGTTGAACGCTATGACGCAAAAACAACCCCTGAAGTGGTACTGCTTGATAAAAATGGCGTAGAAGTTTACCGAGGTGCTATCGACAACCAGTTTTTCGGTTTAGGAAAATACCGCCCCAAAACCACCGAATTTTACCTTCAAGATGCGCTCGAAGCATTGGCCGCCAATAAGCCAGTGTCGCCCAACCGCACCGAAGCCGTGGGCTGCTTGATTAACCGCAAAAAAAGAGAAAGCGCAAGCCAATCATTATGA
- the nadE gene encoding NAD(+) synthase, with product MPLLKVAAGTINTTPLAWEDNKKYIIESIEDARNQHISLLCLPELCITGYGCEDAFYSPNTLAQAIESLHEIVAHTSGIAVSVGLPMQFNSKIYNTACFIVNKRILGFVAKQHLPNYGVFYEDRWFHRWPASARDEVKVGDFSYPFGDLVFDVSGIRIGFEICEDAWVAQRPGRSHFDRGVDIILNPSASPFAFHKFITRERFVIDGSRSYSCSYVYTNLLGNESGRLIFDGDAMIASNGTLLASSPRFGYHDYHITSAVIDTDVTRLSHSQIKSALPTGNWKVVDTFEWHEAAPAYQVAELEPFEREGYLKEEEFARAVSLALFDYLRKSRSQGFTVSLSGGADSCACVALCGLMIRLADESIGLAAFKQKLSYIKKIQQETTEEGIAKHLIHSIYQGTENSSTDTLESAKSLADSIGSTFYNVNINGLVESYKDLIEQQIGRDLTWEKDDIPLQNIQARVRAPGVWLLTNLYGHLLLATSNRSEVAVGYCTMDGDTAGSISPIAGIDKFWLRQWLVWLETIGCHVKGKNIRIEGLKKVNSLQPTAELRPQHKMQTDEKDLMPYEVLDAIEKVAIRDKKSPIDCFRFMEVRFAERYTRDVLFTSVERFFKLWSRNQWKRERYAPSFHLDDLNLDPRSWCRFPILSGGFEKELEELSAYYEGKNHKGRKGKIGF from the coding sequence ATGCCACTTCTTAAAGTAGCCGCCGGAACCATCAATACCACCCCCTTGGCGTGGGAAGACAATAAGAAATACATTATAGAATCCATCGAAGACGCTCGAAATCAACACATTAGTTTATTATGTCTTCCTGAACTTTGTATTACGGGTTATGGATGCGAAGACGCCTTTTACAGCCCCAATACCCTCGCCCAGGCCATCGAAAGTCTTCATGAAATCGTGGCGCATACGTCGGGCATTGCGGTGTCGGTAGGTTTGCCCATGCAATTCAACAGCAAAATCTACAATACCGCCTGTTTTATCGTCAACAAACGGATTTTAGGATTTGTTGCCAAACAGCATTTGCCAAATTATGGCGTTTTCTACGAAGACCGTTGGTTTCACCGCTGGCCTGCTAGCGCGCGCGATGAAGTTAAAGTCGGGGATTTCAGCTATCCTTTCGGAGATTTGGTATTTGATGTATCGGGTATCCGAATAGGTTTTGAAATCTGCGAAGACGCTTGGGTGGCGCAACGCCCCGGACGCAGTCATTTTGACCGTGGAGTCGATATTATTCTAAATCCCAGCGCCAGCCCATTCGCTTTCCACAAATTCATCACCAGAGAGCGTTTTGTTATTGACGGATCACGCTCATATTCATGCAGTTATGTATACACCAATCTGTTAGGAAACGAATCGGGACGGCTTATTTTTGACGGTGATGCCATGATTGCTTCCAACGGAACCCTTTTGGCCTCTAGTCCGCGTTTTGGCTACCACGATTACCACATTACGTCGGCAGTGATTGATACCGATGTAACCCGCCTGTCACATTCTCAAATCAAATCAGCACTACCAACGGGCAATTGGAAGGTCGTAGATACATTTGAATGGCACGAAGCCGCCCCTGCCTATCAAGTAGCTGAATTAGAACCTTTTGAACGAGAAGGCTATTTAAAAGAAGAAGAATTTGCGCGGGCTGTATCGTTGGCGCTGTTTGACTATCTTCGCAAATCGCGCTCCCAGGGTTTTACGGTTTCGCTTTCGGGCGGGGCTGATTCGTGCGCTTGTGTAGCACTGTGCGGTCTGATGATTCGATTGGCCGATGAAAGTATCGGTCTGGCCGCTTTTAAACAAAAGCTGAGTTACATCAAAAAAATCCAGCAAGAGACCACCGAAGAAGGCATTGCAAAACACCTGATTCACAGCATTTATCAAGGCACAGAAAATAGCTCCACCGATACCTTGGAATCGGCCAAAAGTCTCGCGGACTCTATCGGTTCTACCTTTTATAACGTCAATATCAACGGGCTAGTTGAATCCTATAAAGATTTAATCGAACAACAAATAGGACGCGACTTGACCTGGGAAAAGGATGATATTCCGCTCCAAAATATTCAGGCACGGGTGCGTGCCCCGGGCGTGTGGCTGCTGACCAACCTATACGGACACCTTTTATTGGCCACTTCCAACCGGTCGGAGGTGGCGGTTGGCTACTGTACCATGGACGGCGACACCGCTGGTAGCATCAGCCCCATTGCGGGAATTGACAAATTCTGGCTTAGGCAATGGCTGGTTTGGCTCGAAACCATTGGTTGCCACGTAAAAGGAAAAAACATCAGAATTGAAGGGCTCAAAAAAGTAAACAGCCTGCAACCCACCGCCGAACTCCGCCCGCAACACAAAATGCAAACGGACGAAAAAGATTTGATGCCTTATGAGGTCTTGGACGCCATCGAAAAGGTAGCGATTCGCGACAAAAAATCGCCGATTGACTGCTTCAGATTCATGGAAGTGCGCTTTGCCGAGCGATACACTCGTGACGTCCTGTTTACGTCGGTTGAGCGTTTTTTCAAACTTTGGAGTCGGAATCAATGGAAACGCGAACGCTATGCACCAAGCTTTCATTTAGACGACCTCAACCTTGACCCTCGTTCGTGGTGTCGTTTCCCAATTCTATCGGGAGGGTTTGAAAAAGAATTGGAGGAATTAAGCGCCTATTATGAAGGTAAAAATCACAAAGGACGAAAAGGAAAAATTGGATTTTAA
- a CDS encoding methylglyoxal synthase — protein MPNRTLNARKRIALVAHDHKKADLIQWASANKERLVSHELYATGTTGKLLQVTLETTVTCLLSGPLGGDQQIGAMIAEGKIDVLIFFWDPMSAQPHDPDIKALLRLVAVWDIPMACDRATADFIIASPLMSQPYESILPDYDAYLKRKV, from the coding sequence ATGCCAAATCGCACCCTCAACGCTCGCAAACGTATTGCCTTGGTGGCCCACGACCACAAAAAGGCCGATCTGATTCAATGGGCTTCTGCCAACAAAGAACGATTGGTTTCGCACGAGTTATATGCCACTGGTACCACTGGAAAACTGCTTCAAGTGACCTTAGAAACAACCGTTACCTGCCTATTGAGTGGCCCACTGGGCGGAGATCAACAGATTGGTGCGATGATTGCCGAAGGAAAAATTGACGTATTGATTTTCTTCTGGGACCCCATGTCGGCCCAGCCGCACGACCCCGACATCAAGGCATTACTGCGTTTGGTGGCGGTTTGGGACATCCCCATGGCCTGCGACCGTGCCACCGCCGATTTTATCATCGCGTCTCCCCTGATGAGCCAGCCCTACGAGAGCATTTTGCCTGATTATGACGCTTATCTGAAACGGAAGGTTTGA
- a CDS encoding anthranilate synthase component II — protein sequence MKILVLDNYDSFTYNLVYILRELHNDVEVHRNDKIALEDVAQYDKILLSPGPGIPSEAGIMQDLIRTYAPTKSIMGVCLGHQGIGEVFGATLNNMSDVLHGISDKAIVIDPTEPLFKGLPQSFQVGRYHSWTVVGETVPDTMTITAVDEHGEVMALHHNTYDVRGVQFHPESVLTEHGKEMLQNWLSI from the coding sequence ATGAAGATTCTTGTTCTCGACAATTACGATTCGTTTACGTATAACCTCGTTTACATCTTACGCGAACTGCACAACGACGTGGAGGTTCACCGTAACGACAAAATCGCGCTCGAAGACGTAGCGCAGTACGACAAAATTCTGCTTTCGCCAGGGCCGGGCATTCCGTCAGAAGCGGGAATTATGCAGGATTTGATCCGTACCTACGCTCCCACCAAAAGCATTATGGGCGTGTGTTTGGGCCATCAGGGTATCGGCGAAGTGTTTGGCGCTACGCTCAACAACATGTCGGATGTACTGCATGGAATCAGCGACAAAGCCATCGTTATCGACCCCACCGAGCCGTTGTTTAAAGGTTTGCCCCAATCCTTTCAGGTGGGCCGTTACCACTCATGGACGGTGGTAGGCGAAACCGTTCCCGACACCATGACCATCACCGCCGTAGACGAACACGGTGAAGTGATGGCACTCCACCATAATACTTACGACGTGCGGGGCGTACAGTTTCACCCTGAATCGGTCCTGACCGAACACGGCAAAGAGATGTTACAAAACTGGCTTTCTATTTAA
- a CDS encoding bifunctional heptose 7-phosphate kinase/heptose 1-phosphate adenyltransferase gives MTIDQLFDSFNTLRVLIVGDVMLDAYIWGKVDRISPEAPVPVVVAQRREYRLGGAGNVILNVHALGAEPIICSVIGQDTEGKNLLGELEKRGLRTDGILQSPDRITTVKERIIAGSQQVVRVDTETDKVITLEEQSQLIDKAKALIPDCHVVLFQDYDKGVLCPNVIKEITDFANLHGIPTVVDPKKRNFLAYQNVTLFKPNLKELKEGLKVEFDVKKEDELRAVVKKLRYELNAKGAFVTLSERGVYIDFLDQQHRIPAHEREIADVSGAGDTVISIAACAVALGLEPNIVAELSNLGGGLVCEHVGVVPIDKETLKAEARKSLLLAQSEG, from the coding sequence ATGACTATTGACCAATTATTTGATTCTTTTAATACATTACGCGTCCTGATTGTGGGCGATGTAATGTTGGATGCCTATATCTGGGGGAAAGTAGACAGAATTTCGCCCGAAGCACCTGTGCCTGTAGTGGTAGCGCAGCGTCGTGAATATCGCTTGGGCGGCGCAGGAAACGTAATTCTTAACGTTCATGCGTTAGGGGCCGAACCCATCATTTGCTCCGTCATCGGACAGGATACCGAAGGAAAAAATTTACTGGGCGAATTGGAGAAACGGGGCCTTCGTACTGACGGTATTTTGCAAAGTCCCGACCGCATCACGACCGTTAAAGAGCGCATCATTGCGGGGTCGCAACAAGTGGTGCGGGTAGATACCGAAACCGACAAAGTCATTACGCTTGAAGAACAGTCTCAACTGATTGACAAAGCCAAAGCCCTGATTCCTGACTGCCACGTGGTTCTTTTTCAGGACTATGACAAAGGGGTTTTGTGCCCGAATGTCATCAAGGAAATCACCGACTTCGCCAATTTACACGGCATTCCGACGGTAGTTGACCCTAAAAAACGCAACTTTTTGGCCTACCAAAACGTGACCCTCTTCAAACCAAATCTAAAGGAACTGAAGGAAGGTTTGAAAGTAGAGTTTGATGTCAAGAAAGAAGATGAGCTCCGGGCCGTAGTGAAGAAATTACGCTATGAACTCAACGCCAAAGGCGCGTTTGTAACATTATCAGAACGAGGCGTTTACATTGATTTCTTAGACCAACAGCACCGCATTCCAGCCCACGAACGGGAGATTGCCGACGTATCAGGTGCGGGCGATACGGTCATCAGCATTGCAGCCTGTGCGGTAGCGCTGGGGCTTGAGCCAAACATCGTCGCTGAGCTGTCAAACCTTGGCGGTGGTTTGGTCTGCGAACACGTGGGAGTAGTGCCTATTGACAAAGAAACGCTGAAAGCAGAGGCAAGAAAATCGTTATTGCTCGCCCAATCGGAAGGGTAA
- the hemC gene encoding hydroxymethylbilane synthase: protein MHIKIGTRGSRLALWQAYYVENLLQKGGLTTEIVLIDTKGDQILDRSLSKIGSKGVFTQELEDQLRDGRIDIAVHSAKDLQSELDDDLQLIAFTERERVNDVLVSHNQSLSLGSGEPFVVGTSSTRRVAMLKHFYPHIRTVDMRGNLQTRLRKLEEGQCDAILLAYAGVHRMEYDGLIAEHLSLDEFTPAVGQGSVAIECSQNMEDEKRDKVRALLNHPETETCLLAERAFLRRLQGGCSVPVFGLASLENEMVSMTGGVVSLDGSQILKQTRSGAAASPEDIGIQLAELLLSDGAAEILAAIKQNP, encoded by the coding sequence ATGCACATAAAAATCGGAACGCGCGGCAGTCGCTTAGCCCTTTGGCAGGCTTATTACGTCGAAAATCTATTGCAAAAAGGAGGACTTACGACCGAAATCGTCCTCATTGATACCAAAGGCGACCAAATTTTGGACCGTTCGCTCTCCAAAATCGGGAGTAAGGGCGTGTTTACCCAAGAATTGGAAGACCAACTTCGCGACGGTCGCATCGACATTGCCGTGCACAGCGCCAAAGATCTACAATCCGAACTCGACGACGACCTGCAACTCATCGCTTTTACCGAGCGCGAGCGTGTCAACGACGTCTTGGTCAGCCACAATCAAAGCTTATCTTTGGGTAGCGGCGAGCCATTTGTGGTAGGCACTTCTTCTACCCGGCGCGTGGCAATGCTCAAACATTTTTATCCGCATATTCGCACCGTTGATATGCGCGGCAATCTTCAAACCCGCCTTCGCAAGTTGGAAGAGGGCCAATGCGACGCCATTTTGTTGGCCTACGCGGGCGTTCACCGCATGGAGTACGACGGGCTGATTGCTGAGCATCTTTCGCTAGACGAATTTACCCCCGCCGTTGGGCAAGGAAGTGTGGCAATTGAGTGCAGTCAAAACATGGAAGATGAAAAACGCGATAAAGTACGCGCGTTGCTCAACCATCCCGAAACCGAAACCTGCCTCTTGGCCGAACGGGCCTTTTTGCGCCGATTGCAAGGCGGGTGCAGCGTTCCCGTCTTTGGATTGGCATCGTTAGAAAATGAAATGGTCTCGATGACGGGCGGCGTGGTAAGTTTGGATGGAAGTCAAATCCTGAAACAAACCCGCAGCGGTGCGGCGGCTTCTCCCGAAGACATCGGCATTCAATTGGCGGAACTGCTTTTGAGCGACGGTGCCGCTGAAATTTTGGCGGCTATTAAACAAAATCCCTAA
- the trpD gene encoding anthranilate phosphoribosyltransferase, with protein MKNTLTHLLNYQTLDRQTAYQTLLGIGQGEYNTSQIASFLTIFALRGITVEELTGFRDAMLQLCLSIDLQAFDPMDVCGTGGDGKDTFNISTLSAFVVAGTGQRVAKHGNHGVSSLVGSSTVLEHLGIKFSNDADYLKRKIETANICYLHAPLFHPAMKYIAPIRKELGIRTFFNMLGPLTNPAFTKKQLVGVFSLELARLYAYLYQGSGHHYLIVHALDGYDEVSLTGDFKIITAQNEQILSPIHLGLDVLAPAQLSGGDTLADSAKIFLNVLNDEATSAQKQAVLANAGLALYAANPSLSLTDAVAAARESLESKRALACFKKLIED; from the coding sequence ATGAAAAATACGCTAACCCACTTACTCAACTACCAAACCCTCGACCGCCAAACCGCTTACCAAACGCTGCTCGGAATAGGTCAAGGGGAATATAACACATCCCAAATTGCTAGTTTTCTGACGATTTTTGCCCTGCGTGGCATCACCGTAGAGGAGCTAACAGGTTTTCGGGATGCCATGCTTCAACTATGCCTTTCGATTGATTTACAAGCCTTTGACCCGATGGATGTTTGCGGCACTGGCGGCGACGGCAAAGACACTTTTAATATTTCTACGTTATCCGCTTTTGTGGTGGCAGGAACAGGGCAACGAGTGGCCAAACACGGCAATCACGGTGTATCGAGCTTGGTCGGTTCTTCTACGGTACTTGAACACCTCGGAATTAAATTTTCCAATGATGCCGACTACCTAAAACGTAAAATCGAAACCGCCAATATCTGTTATTTACACGCCCCGCTGTTTCATCCCGCCATGAAATACATTGCCCCCATCCGGAAAGAATTGGGCATTCGGACTTTTTTTAACATGCTGGGCCCCCTGACGAACCCTGCGTTCACCAAAAAACAGCTTGTAGGCGTATTTAGTCTTGAATTAGCGCGGCTTTATGCCTATCTTTACCAAGGTTCTGGCCATCATTATCTGATTGTTCACGCATTAGACGGTTACGATGAAGTGTCTTTGACGGGTGATTTTAAAATAATAACCGCTCAAAATGAGCAAATTTTGTCGCCTATTCACCTCGGCTTAGATGTGCTTGCGCCTGCCCAACTCTCGGGCGGTGATACCTTGGCTGACTCCGCAAAAATTTTCTTAAACGTACTGAACGATGAAGCCACTTCTGCCCAAAAACAGGCGGTATTGGCCAATGCAGGTTTAGCCCTTTACGCCGCCAACCCCTCCCTTTCGTTGACCGACGCCGTAGCCGCTGCCCGCGAATCGCTCGAAAGTAAACGGGCGTTGGCTTGCTTTAAAAAGTTAATCGAAGATTGA
- a CDS encoding Uma2 family endonuclease, with product MSQISFSDLDPNGIYTYADYLKWTFDERIELIKGKIFNMSPAPARRHQKISGKLSLTIGNYLEGKSCEMYTAPFDVRLTPLKGKKRKDDQIYTVVQPDICVICDVDKLDDRGCIGAPDLIIEILSPGHTKKEMSDKFQVYEENGVTEYWLVEPNDNVIFVYVLNDEGKYIGLRPYTEGDILTSSVLPGLEVAVSRIFEP from the coding sequence ATGAGCCAAATCAGCTTCAGCGATTTAGATCCAAACGGCATTTATACATACGCCGACTACCTGAAATGGACTTTTGACGAGCGCATTGAACTCATCAAAGGAAAAATCTTCAATATGTCGCCTGCGCCCGCCAGAAGGCATCAGAAAATTTCGGGAAAGTTATCATTAACAATCGGTAATTACCTTGAAGGAAAATCTTGTGAAATGTATACCGCGCCTTTTGACGTAAGGCTCACGCCGCTGAAAGGAAAAAAGCGCAAAGACGACCAAATTTATACGGTAGTTCAGCCCGATATATGCGTTATTTGTGATGTAGATAAACTCGACGACCGAGGCTGTATTGGCGCTCCCGATTTAATCATAGAAATCTTATCGCCCGGACATACGAAAAAGGAAATGAGCGACAAATTTCAGGTCTATGAAGAAAACGGAGTAACGGAATATTGGTTGGTCGAACCCAACGACAACGTAATTTTTGTTTACGTACTGAATGATGAAGGAAAATACATTGGCCTAAGGCCGTATACAGAAGGTGACATACTTACTTCAAGCGTTCTTCCAGGGCTTGAAGTAGCAGTCAGCAGAATTTTTGAACCATAA
- the trpC gene encoding indole-3-glycerol phosphate synthase TrpC: MNILDKIVAHKRIEVAEAKSKVSTADLEKAPLFGRKTLSLKQALTAEGASGVISEFKRKSPSKGIINDGVLPEIVTKGYVEAGACGLSVLTDTEFFGGTFDDFAKARAANPSTPMLRKDFMIDEYQLWEAKAIGADVILLIAACLTPAEVRHLGRKAQELGLEVLLEVHDREELEQSVCEYVDMVGVNNRNLKTFVTSIETSLELAQLIPDNFVKISESGLKNAETILQLREAGYQGFLIGESFMVTENPGLALKELIGRFQLTSNQ; encoded by the coding sequence ATGAACATTTTAGATAAAATAGTAGCCCACAAACGAATCGAAGTAGCCGAAGCTAAATCAAAAGTAAGCACCGCCGACCTCGAAAAAGCGCCTTTATTCGGTCGTAAAACATTGTCGCTAAAACAAGCGCTGACTGCCGAAGGAGCTTCGGGCGTTATTTCGGAATTTAAACGTAAATCTCCTTCCAAAGGCATCATTAACGATGGTGTATTGCCCGAAATTGTCACCAAAGGTTACGTAGAAGCGGGGGCTTGCGGCTTATCGGTGCTGACCGATACCGAATTTTTTGGGGGTACTTTTGACGATTTCGCCAAAGCACGTGCCGCCAATCCTTCGACGCCCATGCTTCGCAAAGACTTCATGATTGATGAATACCAGTTGTGGGAAGCCAAAGCCATCGGTGCCGACGTGATTTTGCTCATTGCCGCCTGCCTAACGCCCGCCGAAGTTCGACACCTAGGTCGTAAAGCACAAGAACTGGGCTTGGAGGTATTGCTCGAAGTACACGACCGTGAAGAATTGGAACAAAGTGTGTGCGAATATGTTGATATGGTAGGTGTAAATAATCGAAACCTGAAAACATTTGTCACTTCGATTGAAACTTCTCTGGAATTGGCGCAACTTATCCCCGATAATTTCGTCAAAATATCAGAAAGTGGGTTGAAAAATGCCGAGACGATTTTACAATTGCGGGAGGCGGGTTATCAGGGTTTCCTGATTGGTGAATCTTTTATGGTTACCGAAAACCCCGGATTGGCGTTGAAAGAGCTGATTGGCCGCTTTCAACTCACAAGTAATCAATAA
- a CDS encoding phosphoribosylanthranilate isomerase, which translates to MKIKVCGMRDTANLAELVELKPDFIGFIFYDKSPRFVGENLDEEFIKSIPKPIKKVGVFVNANPDYILRMAKKYDLQYVQLHGHETPDFCRTIKMRGVNIIKAFSIESDFNFAMLNNYKPHCDYFLFDAKGANPGGNGITFDWSILNRYDNDRPFFLSGGLSLENIVQINELKAKIYGLDVNSKFETAPAVKDIDALRQLFELIRPIEEEEEIEA; encoded by the coding sequence ATGAAAATTAAAGTGTGTGGAATGCGGGACACGGCCAACTTGGCTGAATTAGTGGAATTGAAGCCTGATTTTATCGGATTCATTTTTTATGATAAATCGCCCCGCTTTGTGGGGGAAAACCTCGACGAGGAATTCATAAAAAGTATTCCAAAACCCATCAAAAAAGTAGGTGTTTTTGTCAATGCAAACCCGGACTATATTCTTCGGATGGCAAAAAAATATGATTTGCAGTACGTGCAGCTCCACGGCCACGAAACCCCCGATTTTTGCCGTACCATCAAAATGCGCGGCGTCAATATCATCAAGGCGTTTTCAATCGAATCGGACTTTAATTTTGCAATGCTTAATAACTATAAGCCCCATTGTGACTACTTCCTTTTTGACGCCAAAGGAGCCAATCCAGGCGGCAACGGAATCACGTTTGACTGGAGTATTTTGAATCGTTACGACAACGACCGCCCTTTTTTCCTAAGCGGTGGACTTTCTTTGGAAAATATCGTTCAAATCAATGAATTAAAGGCGAAAATCTATGGTTTGGATGTAAACAGCAAATTTGAAACAGCTCCTGCGGTGAAAGATATTGACGCCCTGCGCCAACTGTTTGAGTTGATTCGCCCGATTGAAGAAGAGGAAGAAATAGAAGCGTAA